A single Thermoanaerobacterium sp. RBIITD DNA region contains:
- the hypF gene encoding carbamoyltransferase HypF, translating into MAERSLQRIYAKAIDVKGIVQGVGFRPFIFKLASKYDLNGIVYNTSSGLHIDIEGDEGNLDSFIDELKSNPPKLSKIDDVVINESEIKGYRDFSIKLSKEDNGFVLVSPDMGVCDDCIREMMDKSDRRYRYPFINCTNCGPRFSIIEDIPYDRPKTSMKKFPMCRLCEKEYTDPRNRRFHAQPVACYDCGPSLRYIGENDDKNPIKSASEDLKRGKIVAIKGIGGYHLAVNALMYDAVLRLRERKFRYGKPLALMMKDINQVEKYCYLNNGEKELLLSQRRPIVLLKKKYDFKWISDGLDSVGVMLPYTPIHYLLFDIIDFPLVMTSGNISDEPLCKDNGEALSRLKDIADSFLLNNRDIVNRIDDTVTSYKAGKERIIRRARGYAPQPIILKDNVKSILAVGGFYKNAFCLTKDDYAFMSHHIGDLDNSKTYDYFKNEIQKYMKLFRVTPEFVACDMHPGYLSTQYAKSCGLPVISTQHHHAHIVSCMAEYGIEDRIIGIAYDGTGYGVDGNIWGAEFLIADLKDFTRAGHLKYNPLPGGELAIKKIYRTAIGFINDDLNYYDKFLRGFNMKELDIIKKQIDKKINAPLVSSMGRLFDAAASLIGITYEVQYEGQAAMELESIIKNDSSSYDYVITRDDGYIIDTADILKQVYADYLDDIDKGIISSRFHNTIVNFTIDMAIKLRDDYGINKIVLSGGSFQNKYLLENIIYKLENKGFLVYSNSTVPCNDGGICLGQAVIANSKMEG; encoded by the coding sequence ATGGCTGAAAGATCGCTACAAAGAATATATGCAAAAGCGATAGATGTAAAAGGTATTGTACAGGGCGTTGGTTTTCGCCCTTTTATATTTAAGCTTGCATCTAAATATGACTTAAATGGCATTGTGTACAATACATCATCTGGCTTACACATAGATATAGAAGGTGACGAGGGAAACTTAGACTCATTTATAGATGAGCTTAAATCAAATCCGCCAAAGCTTTCTAAAATAGATGATGTAGTTATTAATGAAAGTGAGATAAAGGGATATAGGGATTTTAGCATAAAATTAAGCAAAGAAGATAATGGTTTTGTCCTGGTTTCGCCTGATATGGGAGTGTGTGATGACTGCATAAGGGAGATGATGGACAAAAGCGATCGGAGGTATAGATATCCATTTATAAATTGTACAAACTGTGGTCCAAGGTTTTCCATAATAGAAGATATACCATATGATAGGCCCAAAACATCGATGAAGAAATTCCCCATGTGCAGACTATGTGAGAAAGAATACACAGATCCGCGTAATAGGAGATTTCATGCACAACCTGTAGCATGCTATGACTGTGGTCCATCGCTTCGGTACATAGGTGAAAATGATGACAAAAATCCGATTAAGTCAGCGTCAGAGGATTTAAAAAGAGGAAAGATTGTCGCCATTAAAGGAATTGGCGGTTATCACCTCGCTGTTAATGCTCTTATGTATGATGCTGTTTTAAGACTAAGAGAAAGAAAATTTAGATATGGCAAACCATTAGCTTTAATGATGAAAGATATTAATCAAGTTGAAAAGTATTGTTATTTAAATAATGGTGAAAAAGAGCTTCTTTTAAGCCAGAGGAGGCCTATTGTACTTTTAAAGAAAAAATACGATTTCAAATGGATCAGTGATGGACTTGATAGCGTAGGCGTTATGCTTCCATATACGCCGATACATTATCTTCTATTTGATATAATAGATTTTCCACTTGTCATGACGAGCGGAAATATAAGTGACGAACCACTTTGTAAGGATAATGGAGAGGCCTTATCAAGGCTTAAAGATATTGCAGATAGTTTTCTTTTAAACAACCGCGACATAGTAAATAGGATTGATGATACTGTTACAAGCTATAAAGCGGGAAAAGAGAGGATAATAAGGCGTGCAAGAGGATATGCGCCACAGCCTATCATATTAAAGGATAATGTTAAATCAATACTTGCGGTTGGAGGATTTTACAAAAATGCCTTTTGCCTTACAAAAGATGATTATGCTTTTATGAGCCATCATATAGGAGACCTTGACAACAGCAAAACATATGATTATTTTAAAAATGAAATACAGAAATATATGAAATTATTTCGAGTAACACCAGAATTTGTAGCATGTGACATGCATCCAGGATACTTGTCGACACAATATGCAAAATCTTGTGGACTACCAGTAATTTCTACACAGCACCACCATGCACATATAGTCAGCTGCATGGCAGAATATGGCATAGAGGATAGAATCATTGGCATTGCTTACGATGGCACGGGATATGGTGTTGACGGCAACATTTGGGGAGCGGAATTTTTAATTGCTGATCTAAAAGACTTTACAAGAGCTGGCCATCTTAAATACAATCCACTACCAGGTGGTGAACTTGCAATTAAGAAAATATATAGGACCGCAATAGGTTTCATAAATGATGATTTAAATTATTATGACAAGTTTTTACGAGGGTTTAATATGAAAGAATTAGATATTATAAAAAAGCAGATAGATAAGAAAATTAATGCACCGTTGGTTTCCAGTATGGGAAGACTTTTTGATGCGGCTGCATCACTTATTGGTATAACCTATGAAGTACAATATGAAGGTCAGGCCGCGATGGAACTTGAAAGTATTATTAAAAATGATTCTTCATCATATGATTATGTTATAACAAGAGATGATGGATATATTATTGATACCGCGGATATTTTAAAGCAGGTTTATGCTGATTATTTAGATGATATCGACAAGGGGATAATATCATCAAGATTTCATAATACAATAGTGAATTTTACGATTGATATGGCGATAAAATTGAGAGATGATTATGGCATAAATAAGATTGTTTTAAGCGGTGGAAGCTTTCAGAATAAATATCTACTTGAGAATATCATATATAAACTCGAGAATAAAGGCTTTTTAGTGTATTCCAATAGCACTGTCCCATGTAATGACGGTGGAATATGTTTAGGACAGGCGGTAATAGCAAATAGTAAAATGGAGGGGTAA
- a CDS encoding HypC/HybG/HupF family hydrogenase formation chaperone: MCIAVSQKVVKIDGKVAETDLNGLKRRVSIEMVPGVKIGDYVMVHAGVAISIVDEKEAEEERKLMQELEEALNESQFKKS, from the coding sequence ATGTGTATTGCAGTTTCACAGAAAGTTGTAAAAATTGATGGTAAGGTTGCTGAAACAGATTTAAATGGATTAAAAAGAAGAGTTTCGATAGAAATGGTGCCAGGCGTTAAAATTGGTGATTATGTTATGGTTCATGCAGGTGTTGCCATAAGCATAGTCGATGAAAAAGAGGCAGAAGAAGAGAGAAAGCTAATGCAGGAATTGGAAGAGGCATTGAATGAGAGTCAATTTAAAAAATCATAG
- the hypD gene encoding hydrogenase formation protein HypD, giving the protein MSSNKFVKKAKELIDAYNPGSPIKIMEVCGSHTMAISRFGLRQIMPKNIKLISGPGCPVCVTAQNEIDSIVSLAEKDVTIATFGDLIRVPGNKSSLQRERANGRDIKVFYSPLEALKYAIDNPSKEVIFIGIGFETTIPSVALTIKEASDRRLNNYSVYCLHKTMPEVLKALIENGADIQGFLLPGHVSTITGSRIYDFLVNDYGIGGVISGFEAEDIMMSIIMMLKSLSNPKIEIEYKRVVREEGNIEAQKLIEEVFEISDSTWRGLGMIKNSGLRIKDKYSGFDAEKKYNIKRMNGEVEIRGCKCGDVLKGFISPKECPLFDKVCTPINPVGPCMVSSEGSCAAYFKYGS; this is encoded by the coding sequence GTGAGCTCTAATAAATTTGTAAAAAAAGCAAAAGAGCTAATTGATGCATATAATCCGGGTAGCCCTATAAAAATCATGGAAGTATGTGGTTCACATACAATGGCAATATCTAGATTCGGGTTAAGGCAGATTATGCCTAAAAATATCAAGCTTATATCAGGACCTGGATGTCCCGTTTGTGTAACGGCTCAAAACGAAATTGATTCTATTGTTTCATTGGCCGAAAAAGATGTGACAATTGCCACATTTGGTGACCTTATAAGAGTACCAGGCAATAAATCATCGCTTCAGAGAGAAAGAGCAAATGGAAGAGATATAAAAGTATTTTATTCACCATTGGAAGCCTTAAAATACGCTATCGATAATCCTTCAAAAGAAGTGATTTTTATAGGCATAGGTTTTGAAACAACGATTCCTTCTGTTGCATTGACAATAAAAGAAGCTTCTGATAGAAGGTTAAATAATTACAGTGTATATTGTTTGCACAAGACAATGCCTGAAGTTCTGAAGGCTCTTATTGAAAACGGTGCAGATATACAAGGATTTTTGCTTCCTGGGCATGTGAGTACGATAACTGGGAGTAGAATTTACGATTTTTTAGTTAATGATTATGGTATAGGTGGTGTGATTTCCGGTTTTGAAGCAGAGGATATAATGATGAGTATAATAATGATGCTTAAATCTTTGAGTAATCCTAAAATAGAAATAGAATATAAAAGAGTCGTAAGGGAAGAAGGAAACATCGAGGCACAAAAACTTATAGAAGAGGTTTTTGAAATCAGCGATAGTACATGGAGAGGCCTTGGCATGATAAAGAATTCGGGACTTAGAATTAAGGACAAGTATAGTGGATTTGATGCAGAAAAGAAATATAATATAAAAAGAATGAACGGTGAAGTAGAAATAAGAGGCTGTAAATGTGGTGATGTATTAAAAGGCTTCATATCACCAAAAGAGTGCCCATTATTTGATAAAGTATGTACACCAATTAATCCTGTAGGACCATGTATGGTTTCATCAGAAGGGTCTTGCGCAGCATATTTTAAATATGGATCTTAA
- the hypE gene encoding hydrogenase expression/formation protein HypE encodes MDKIMLSHGGGGSMMQSLIEDVFIDKFDNEYLKMMEDAAILPGNIVFTTDSFVVKPLFFPGGDIGKLSICGTVNDLSMRGAKPIYLSTSFIIEEGFPIEDLKRIVDSMVKTAKEAGVQIVTGDTKVVEKNSADGLFINTTGIGMLQRGIDISIKNAKPGDIVIISGTIGDHGMAVLSAREGLNFDPPLASDVSPLNKLVEDLSLLGRVVKALRDPTRGGVAEILYEIAKMSKVGIKIYEDKLPVKESVKSACDMLGLDFLHLANEGKLVCVVDKDYANYAINIMKKNKYGKDATIIGEINDSNLVTVETKYGTSRIVDRPVGELLPRIC; translated from the coding sequence ATGGACAAAATAATGTTGTCACATGGTGGTGGAGGTTCAATGATGCAGAGCCTCATTGAGGATGTTTTTATTGATAAATTTGATAATGAATATCTTAAAATGATGGAAGATGCTGCAATACTTCCAGGGAATATCGTATTTACGACAGATAGTTTCGTTGTAAAACCACTGTTTTTCCCCGGTGGTGATATTGGAAAGCTATCTATATGTGGGACAGTTAATGACCTTTCCATGAGAGGTGCTAAGCCTATTTATTTAAGCACATCTTTTATAATAGAAGAAGGCTTTCCTATAGAAGATTTAAAAAGAATAGTTGATTCAATGGTTAAAACTGCGAAAGAAGCTGGTGTGCAAATTGTAACTGGTGATACGAAAGTTGTAGAAAAGAATAGTGCAGACGGATTATTTATTAATACGACCGGAATTGGAATGTTACAGAGAGGCATTGATATTTCAATAAAAAATGCGAAACCAGGTGATATAGTCATTATTTCCGGTACGATTGGCGACCACGGAATGGCTGTATTAAGTGCAAGGGAAGGACTTAATTTTGATCCACCTTTAGCATCAGATGTATCACCTCTTAATAAACTTGTAGAAGATTTATCATTACTTGGAAGAGTTGTAAAAGCTTTAAGAGACCCGACAAGAGGCGGCGTAGCAGAAATTCTTTATGAGATTGCGAAAATGAGCAAAGTCGGAATAAAGATATATGAAGATAAACTTCCAGTAAAAGAAAGTGTGAAATCAGCATGTGATATGTTAGGCCTTGATTTTTTGCATCTTGCAAATGAAGGGAAGCTTGTATGTGTTGTTGATAAGGATTATGCTAATTATGCTATAAATATAATGAAAAAGAATAAATATGGCAAAGATGCCACAATAATAGGTGAAATAAATGATTCAAATCTTGTGACTGTAGAAACCAAATATGGAACCTCAAGGATAGTTGACAGACCTGTAGGTGAGCTATTACCGAGAATATGCTAG
- a CDS encoding GNAT family N-acetyltransferase, translated as MLIRKATIHDVKSINYIYNQAVLNTTATIDTEPRPIEYQLDWFKKHDDRFAIYVAEENNSVIGWASLSLWSDKCGYKGVAEDSIYIDEKYRDRGAGKKLLNAIIDHAKSNEFHTIIARISDGNDVSVHLHERYGFKLIGTLKELGYKFDKYIDIHIFQLIL; from the coding sequence ATGCTCATTAGAAAAGCTACGATTCATGATGTGAAAAGTATAAATTATATTTACAATCAGGCCGTACTAAATACGACAGCAACAATTGATACAGAGCCAAGGCCTATTGAATATCAATTGGATTGGTTTAAAAAGCATGATGATAGATTTGCAATTTATGTTGCAGAAGAAAACAATAGTGTAATAGGTTGGGCATCTTTGTCACTTTGGTCTGATAAATGTGGCTATAAAGGCGTTGCAGAAGACTCTATATATATCGATGAAAAATATAGAGATCGCGGTGCGGGGAAAAAACTATTAAATGCAATAATTGACCATGCAAAATCAAATGAATTTCACACAATAATAGCAAGAATATCCGACGGAAATGATGTAAGTGTACATCTTCATGAAAGATACGGATTTAAATTGATAGGAACATTAAAAGAACTCGGCTATAAATTTGATAAATATATAGATATACATATATTTCAACTAATATTATAA
- a CDS encoding SGNH/GDSL hydrolase family protein, with protein MLLKNNDIVLFQGDSVTDAGRIKEKPDDLGMGYPYFVASWFAALHPELKVKFINRGVSGDRVRDLKKRWVEDCLNLKPTVLSILIGINDTWRRYDSNDPTSPEKFEEDYRYILQQVKENLDAKIILCEPFVMSEPPDRREWRVDLDPKIHVVRKLAKEFGTYYIPFDGIMAQAAILRDPLFWTQDGVHPTGEGHALMAKEWIKTVEAL; from the coding sequence ATGCTTTTAAAAAACAATGATATTGTATTATTTCAAGGTGATAGTGTAACAGATGCAGGACGCATAAAAGAAAAACCTGATGACCTTGGTATGGGATATCCATATTTTGTAGCATCATGGTTTGCTGCATTACATCCCGAATTGAAAGTAAAATTTATTAATAGGGGTGTAAGCGGTGATAGAGTAAGGGACCTTAAAAAACGTTGGGTTGAAGATTGCCTTAATTTAAAACCAACGGTTTTAAGTATTCTTATTGGTATAAATGACACATGGAGAAGGTATGATAGCAATGATCCAACATCACCAGAGAAATTTGAAGAAGATTATAGATACATATTGCAACAAGTTAAAGAAAATCTTGATGCTAAGATCATTTTATGCGAGCCATTTGTAATGTCTGAGCCACCTGATCGCAGAGAATGGAGAGTAGACTTGGATCCTAAAATACATGTTGTAAGAAAACTCGCAAAAGAATTTGGTACATATTATATTCCATTTGATGGAATAATGGCACAGGCGGCTATATTACGTGATCCACTTTTCTGGACGCAGGATGGTGTACACCCGACAGGTGAAGGCCATGCCTTAATGGCTAAGGAATGGATTAAGACTGTCGAAGCTTTATAA
- a CDS encoding GNAT family N-acetyltransferase, producing MIRKGCLDDQLFIMGIIHNAIIDMEAKGIYQWDSIYPNDEVINNDLSNETLYVYEDGGIIKGIIVLNEYQDKEYEDMKWEFNSGKHLIIHRLCIDPKYQGQGIARLLVDYAEQQGKALGYESIRLDAFVNNERACNLYKKLGYKAVGIVEFRKGKFYCFEKGL from the coding sequence ATGATTAGAAAAGGATGTTTGGATGATCAATTATTTATTATGGGGATAATACATAATGCAATTATTGATATGGAAGCAAAAGGTATTTATCAGTGGGATAGCATTTATCCGAATGATGAGGTGATCAATAATGATTTAAGCAATGAAACACTTTATGTATATGAAGATGGTGGTATAATCAAAGGCATTATTGTCTTGAATGAATATCAAGATAAGGAATATGAAGATATGAAATGGGAATTTAATTCAGGAAAACACTTAATTATACATCGTTTATGTATTGATCCAAAGTATCAAGGACAAGGGATTGCAAGATTGTTAGTGGATTATGCAGAACAACAAGGAAAAGCTTTGGGGTATGAATCCATTCGGCTGGATGCTTTTGTGAATAATGAGCGTGCATGTAATCTTTATAAAAAGCTTGGATATAAGGCAGTAGGAATTGTGGAGTTTAGGAAAGGGAAGTTTTATTGTTTCGAGAAAGGGTTGTAA
- a CDS encoding DbpA RNA binding domain-containing protein produces the protein MPQDVESYVYSETANVSKDDIGDIEIYDKFAFIDAKEKVSKSILKNSSGRSFGGRKIKIEVSKPKN, from the coding sequence ATGCCACAGGATGTTGAATCATATGTATATAGTGAAACTGCGAATGTTAGTAAAGATGATATTGGCGATATAGAGATATACGATAAATTTGCTTTTATTGATGCTAAAGAAAAGGTTTCTAAATCCATATTAAAGAATTCCTCAGGCAGAAGTTTTGGTGGTAGAAAAATTAAGATAGAAGTATCAAAACCTAAAAATTAA
- a CDS encoding nitronate monooxygenase family protein has translation MKNFYMKSLKIGNLTARLPIIQGGMGIGVSLNNLASAVANEGGIGVISAAGIGFNEPDFAVNYIEANIRALKKEIKKAREKTKGIIGVNIMVALSNFTDMVKTAIDEGIDIIFSGAGLPLSLPKFLNGTTNTKIVPIVSSGRAANLIAKKWFQKYNYAPDAVVVEGPMAGGHLGYSPDEVSNPTYSLEKIVKNVIDEMKSYEDASGKAIPVIAAGGIYTGEDIYRFLSLGASGVQMATRFVATDECDASTEFKNAYINCEKDDIDIIKSPVGMPGRAIINQFLESVKAGEKKPYKCLYHCITPCDYKKSPYCIARALINAQKGFLKNGFAFAGANAFRIDKIISVKELIKTLINEYVAASQKNGIIE, from the coding sequence ATGAAAAATTTTTATATGAAAAGTTTAAAAATAGGAAACTTGACTGCAAGATTACCTATAATTCAAGGTGGTATGGGGATAGGAGTTTCTTTAAATAATCTTGCATCAGCCGTTGCAAATGAAGGTGGTATCGGTGTGATATCAGCCGCTGGTATCGGTTTTAATGAGCCAGATTTTGCAGTAAATTATATTGAAGCAAATATAAGAGCATTAAAGAAAGAGATAAAAAAAGCTCGCGAAAAAACAAAGGGAATTATCGGTGTCAACATTATGGTTGCACTTTCGAATTTCACTGATATGGTTAAAACCGCCATAGATGAAGGTATAGATATAATTTTCTCCGGAGCTGGGCTCCCATTAAGTCTTCCTAAGTTTTTAAATGGAACAACGAATACCAAAATTGTTCCTATAGTTTCATCGGGAAGAGCTGCAAACCTTATTGCAAAAAAATGGTTTCAAAAATATAATTATGCACCAGATGCAGTAGTTGTTGAAGGTCCGATGGCTGGAGGTCATCTTGGGTATTCACCTGATGAAGTTTCAAACCCGACTTATTCATTGGAAAAGATAGTTAAAAATGTAATTGATGAAATGAAATCATACGAAGATGCATCAGGAAAGGCTATACCTGTTATTGCTGCTGGAGGTATATATACGGGTGAAGATATCTACAGATTTCTAAGCTTAGGCGCATCGGGTGTACAGATGGCAACACGTTTTGTTGCAACAGATGAATGTGATGCATCAACAGAATTTAAAAATGCCTATATTAATTGTGAAAAAGATGATATTGACATAATAAAAAGTCCCGTCGGTATGCCGGGAAGAGCAATTATAAATCAGTTCCTTGAAAGTGTAAAAGCTGGTGAGAAAAAACCATATAAGTGCTTATATCACTGTATAACCCCCTGTGATTATAAAAAAAGTCCATACTGTATAGCACGAGCACTTATCAATGCACAAAAGGGTTTTTTGAAAAATGGCTTTGCTTTCGCCGGTGCAAATGCATTTAGAATAGACAAAATTATTTCTGTAAAAGAACTGATTAAAACGTTGATAAATGAATATGTTGCAGCATCCCAGAAAAATGGGATAATTGAATAA
- a CDS encoding helix-turn-helix domain-containing protein produces MAKNINVDTKSIGQRIREEREKLNLTREEFAEIIDLSDYYVGQLERGERQMSLPVLINVANCLHVSLDYLIFGKSPNNEYYVHDSVSNYSTLNSSKNAEINSLLEKCSPKELDLIIKFIKVILPYLGTN; encoded by the coding sequence ATGGCAAAAAATATTAATGTAGATACAAAGTCTATTGGTCAAAGAATACGGGAAGAGAGAGAAAAACTCAACCTTACAAGAGAAGAATTTGCGGAAATTATAGATCTTTCGGATTACTATGTTGGGCAACTGGAAAGAGGAGAGAGGCAAATGAGTTTGCCAGTACTAATCAATGTGGCAAATTGTTTGCATGTATCTTTAGACTACCTTATTTTTGGTAAATCCCCAAATAATGAATACTATGTGCACGATTCAGTTAGCAATTATAGTACTTTAAATTCCAGTAAAAATGCTGAGATTAATAGTTTATTAGAAAAATGTTCTCCGAAAGAATTAGATTTGATAATAAAATTTATAAAAGTTATTCTTCCTTATTTGGGCACTAACTAA
- a CDS encoding Spo0E family sporulation regulatory protein-aspartic acid phosphatase has product MNVKDRIETARRILNNAVEMNMRQEIIMKLSKIIDRYIIEYYQTRLEQECDKK; this is encoded by the coding sequence GTGAACGTCAAAGATAGAATTGAAACTGCAAGGCGGATTCTCAATAATGCAGTTGAAATGAATATGCGCCAAGAAATTATAATGAAATTAAGTAAGATAATAGACAGATATATTATTGAATATTATCAAACCAGATTAGAACAAGAATGTGATAAGAAATAA
- a CDS encoding LacI family DNA-binding transcriptional regulator, whose protein sequence is MEKVTLQDIADVIGVSKNTVSKALRGSDGVSAEVKNKILDTAIRMGYKKIKDLPNKIINVTVLCREDFLVESTFWSNVLFGIENSTRNNNLKLSITAIDVEGEENLNIPQTITKETTNGIIIVGTLNDKFIKKVEATKIPFVIVDHYSEEIECDYINSANENGIYKALKYFYENGHKKIGFIGNNEWAYSFKQRYYSYVRYMKEFNLSIDSEYVWLDINLKGTDFFKDVEYFKRKISLTDDFPTAWICANDKIALVFIRSLVEMDINVPDRVSVIGFDNIEIGALSYPALTTVNIPKQALGEKAVQQLIYRMNDPERPYEDIRLSTNLVIRDSVKKVI, encoded by the coding sequence ATGGAGAAAGTAACCTTACAAGATATTGCAGATGTAATCGGTGTATCAAAAAATACGGTATCAAAGGCTTTGCGTGGCTCTGACGGAGTAAGTGCGGAAGTAAAAAATAAAATATTGGATACAGCAATTAGAATGGGATATAAAAAAATAAAAGACTTACCCAATAAAATTATTAATGTAACAGTATTGTGCCGTGAAGACTTTCTTGTGGAATCAACTTTTTGGTCAAATGTTTTATTTGGTATCGAAAATTCAACTAGAAACAATAATTTAAAATTAAGTATTACTGCTATTGACGTTGAGGGTGAAGAAAATTTAAATATACCTCAAACTATTACCAAAGAAACAACAAACGGAATAATAATTGTAGGAACTTTGAACGACAAATTTATAAAAAAGGTAGAAGCAACAAAGATCCCATTTGTTATAGTAGATCATTATAGTGAAGAAATTGAATGCGACTATATAAATTCTGCTAATGAGAATGGCATATATAAAGCACTAAAATATTTTTATGAAAATGGGCATAAAAAAATAGGTTTTATTGGAAATAACGAATGGGCATATAGTTTTAAACAAAGATATTACTCGTATGTGAGATATATGAAAGAATTTAATTTAAGCATAGATAGTGAATATGTATGGCTTGATATAAACCTCAAGGGAACTGACTTTTTTAAAGATGTTGAATATTTTAAAAGAAAAATTTCTCTGACTGATGACTTCCCAACGGCATGGATATGTGCAAATGATAAAATAGCATTGGTTTTCATCAGAAGTTTAGTAGAAATGGATATAAATGTACCTGATAGGGTTTCAGTAATAGGATTTGATAATATCGAAATTGGCGCTCTTTCTTATCCTGCATTAACTACAGTAAATATCCCCAAACAGGCCCTTGGTGAAAAAGCTGTTCAGCAATTAATATATAGAATGAATGATCCTGAGAGACCATATGAAGACATCAGATTAAGTACAAACCTTGTTATTCGTGATTCTGTTAAAAAGGTGATTTAA
- a CDS encoding ABC transporter substrate-binding protein, which yields MKVKKLISLLVTTTVISTSLAGCAKTNDSNNNKTSSTNGQLKGSITVLTHRTDMTDVFNKYAEEFQKLHPGTIVKFENLNDYQNAISTRMSTGNYGDVLMLPANITKDKYKDFFAPLGTRKELSKTYNYLDNFDVNGTIYGIPTGANATGFVYNEKVLKEAGVTSLPTTPEEYINMLKAIKEKTDAIPYYTNYTSDWALTNFSNALQIGISGDIDYMNKMIYNPNEFIKGSATYTSLDFLYEAVKNKLVEQDPMTSDWERSKQEMADGKIGVMCLGSWAIGQIQAKSKTPEDIKFMPVPVRHDGKAVVQVGPDYGMGVNVHSKNIELAKEFLKFFITKYPKDSNMFSPIVGASLPDYLSGASDIKLVEAKPGTTQQAKDLDTVQKVSLINLNDGTWIKKIIEIGLGVSNETFDQYMSELNSKWAKGVKAVGK from the coding sequence ATGAAAGTTAAAAAATTAATTTCACTTCTAGTAACTACAACAGTAATTTCCACTTCACTTGCTGGCTGTGCTAAAACGAACGATAGTAACAACAATAAAACGAGCAGTACAAACGGACAGCTAAAAGGTTCGATTACAGTATTGACACACAGGACAGATATGACGGATGTTTTTAATAAATACGCAGAAGAATTCCAAAAGTTACATCCTGGAACAATTGTTAAATTTGAGAATTTAAATGATTATCAAAATGCGATTTCAACAAGAATGTCCACTGGGAACTATGGCGATGTTTTGATGCTTCCTGCTAATATCACAAAAGATAAATATAAAGACTTTTTTGCGCCGCTAGGGACAAGAAAAGAACTTTCAAAAACTTATAATTATCTTGATAATTTTGATGTCAATGGTACAATTTATGGTATCCCTACAGGTGCAAATGCAACAGGTTTTGTATACAATGAAAAGGTTCTAAAAGAAGCAGGTGTAACTAGCCTTCCAACAACTCCAGAGGAATATATAAATATGCTTAAAGCGATTAAGGAAAAGACAGATGCTATTCCTTATTACACGAACTATACATCTGATTGGGCGCTAACAAACTTTTCTAATGCGTTGCAAATAGGAATTTCCGGTGATATAGATTACATGAACAAGATGATCTACAATCCAAACGAATTTATAAAAGGTTCTGCCACATATACTTCATTAGATTTTCTTTATGAAGCTGTTAAAAATAAATTAGTAGAACAGGATCCAATGACTTCTGATTGGGAACGGTCAAAACAAGAAATGGCTGATGGCAAGATTGGCGTGATGTGTTTAGGTTCTTGGGCTATAGGCCAGATTCAAGCGAAGTCAAAAACACCAGAGGACATAAAGTTCATGCCAGTTCCAGTACGCCATGACGGAAAAGCAGTAGTTCAGGTAGGTCCTGACTATGGTATGGGTGTAAACGTCCATAGTAAGAATATCGAATTAGCAAAAGAGTTTTTAAAATTTTTCATCACAAAATATCCAAAGGATTCTAACATGTTTTCTCCTATTGTAGGTGCAAGTTTACCTGACTATTTAAGCGGCGCAAGTGACATTAAATTAGTTGAAGCCAAGCCAGGGACAACTCAACAGGCTAAAGACTTAGATACAGTTCAAAAAGTATCATTGATAAATTTAAACGATGGTACATGGATAAAGAAAATCATTGAAATTGGTTTAGGAGTTAGTAATGAAACTTTTGACCAATACATGTCTGAGTTAAATTCTAAATGGGCTAAAGGAGTTAAAGCTGTAGGGAAATAA